A window of Thioalbus denitrificans genomic DNA:
CCACGGCCACGGGCCGTCGCCTGCCTGGGAACTGCGGGCAGCTCCCTGGGGCCGTCTGGCTGCGGCCCTCTGTCCGGCGTCCGTTGTAGTCTGTTGTTGGACGCCTGATTCTTATTCTCGTTGAAGCTTATGCGACCCTCGGCGCTTTGCGCTCTTGTTCTGGCAATTGTTCACACGTGTTTACATGGTGAACGGAAACCTGTATCAGTTCCGGGCCTCCCGTGCCCCTTGCCTCGCCACCGCCGCGGGAGCCAGGCGGCGGTAGGCCTCCGCCAGCGCCCCGGCATCGCCCACGTTGCCGGGGAATATGACCACCGGCAGGTCGGGGTAGCGGGGATGGTCCGCCGGGCAGCGCACCACCGAGCAACCGGGCAGGATCTGGCCCACCACCCGGCTGCTGCGCAGGGCGAGGCCCCGGGCCAGGGTGTCGTTGGAGGTGATGCCGCCCTTGCTGATGAGAAAGCCCAGGCTCTCCGGCAGGCCGCGGATTATGTCCATCAGAAAATCGGAGACCCGTTCGCCGAAGGCGAGCCGCACCGCGGTATCGGCGAAGGTGCGCTCGGTGCGGCTGGTGTATATCACCGCCGTACCGCCCGCGGCGTGGGCCGCGGCGGCCCGTTCCAGGATCTCCTCCAGCATGGTCGCCCGTTCCCTCTCCAGGCGATCCACATCCACTTCCAGCGGCACCGTGCCCGGCTCCCGCAGCAGTGCCTCCAGCTGCTCGGTGGTCTTGCGCACGTGGGAGCCCACCACCACGGCGCCGGGACGTCCGCCGCGGACGTAGGCGGCCATGGCGTCCGGCGCCACCGGCTGGGGCGGCAGGGCGGCCAGGGATGTGAGCAGGCTGGCGGCGCTGCGGAACAGGAAGCGGCGGCCCTCCCCGGCGGCGGCCTGGAGCTGGCGGCAGAAGTGGTCCAGATCCGCCTGCTTTTCGGCGTCCACCACGCAGCAGGCGTTGCCCTCCAGGGCCAGCAGCCGCGCCCGGATGTCGCCGCGCACGTCCGCGAGCAGGAACCGCTCCACCCGGCTGGCGGGGATCCGGCCGCCGGTCTTCTCCTCCACATAGTCGGGGAGGAAGCTGTGGCGATAGCCGAACACCGAGTCCCGGGCGAACTCCGTCTCGTGCACCGGCACCTCCCGCCCGTCCACCACCAGGTAGTGGACGCTGCCGCGGGTGATGCGCCCGGCCTCGAAGAAGGCGGGCACCAGGAAGTGGGCGTCGAAGGGCCCCAGCTCCGCGGCGATCACATCGGTCTCCACCGGGTAGTGGCCGCGCAGGGTCGAGTCGGAGCGGCTGACCAGGATCGGGTTGACGGGGTGTCCCCGGGCGGCGAGAGCGCCCAGCGCCCGGCTCAGGTTGCCGCACACTTCCCGGGTGACCGCCGCGGCCCGTGCGGCGTCCATGCCGCGGGTGTTGGTGAGGACGAAGAACAGTGGTGATTCGTCCAGAATCGCCTCGCGCAGGGTCGCCTCGTCCCAGCGGGTGAGCAGCAGGCAGCCATGAACCGTCTGCGACCCGGTGGGATCGTCGTCCAGCACTATGATCTTGGTCGCGGCCATCGGCGATCAGCCCAGCAGGTCCCGCACCCGGCCGCTCAATGTCCCGGCGGTGATGCCGTTGAGCTCCATGAGCTCCGCCGGGGAGGCGGTGGTCTCGCCGCGCTTCCAGGCGAACACCTCCCGGCGCGGGGCGCGGGTGCGCAGCAGCACCGGCTCCAGCGGGGCGCTCGGGCCGCCGCTGACCGCCAACAGGGCATCGCCGTCGAACAGGGCATTGAAGTGATCGTCGTCCATGAAGGCGTTGTCCGGCTCGGAGACGCTGTCCCAGGCCACGTCCAGGGGACGGTAGAGCCGCCTCGGGTTGATGACCGCCACGATCCGCACCCGGTAGCCGTCCGCCTCGAGCCGGTCGCGGGCTTCGAACACCGGCAGCAGCACCATGTCGCCGGTGACGGCGAAGACCACGGTCCCGCGGTCGCCGGCAGCGCTCTCGTAGAGCACGGCGGCGCCGTTCTCGACCCCGTTTCGGGCCTCCTCCAGGGTGAGATGGATCGGCAGCGGGCTCTTGGAGGCGATGATCACCATGCCCTTGTTCCAGCTGTTGGTGGCCCATTCGTAGGCCACCTGGATGGTGTTGGCGTCACAGGGGAACAGCGGGTAGACGTTGCCGTTGCGCATCATGGCGCCGAAGTAGTTCTCGATCTCCGGACGCTGGTGGGTCCAGCCGTTACGGCCCTGCTCCAGGGCGCCGGCGGTGAACATGCACACCACCGAGGGGGTGCGCCGGCGCAACTCGGCCATGGCCTGGGTGACCGTCTGCACGATGGGCCAGCCGTTGATGGCGAAGCTCTCGTAGGAGAGCCACAGGGCGCGCGAGCCGAACAGGGACAGGCCGGCGGCCAGGCCCGCGCAGGCATCCTCGTTGAGCGGTTCATAGACCTGTCCGGCCGGCTCCTGGTTGTAGAGCGGGTCGGTGTTGGGGTGGCGAATCTTGAGCGCCTCGTTGATGTTCTTCATGCCGGAGGCCTCGTTGCCGTCGGCGTTGGTCACCACGAAGCGGGGATCGGCGCCGCCCACGGCCGCCACCAGGGCGCCCATGGCCGTGGAGGGCACCGCCTTCTCGTCCCTGGAGAACTCCTTGCAGGGCAGCTTTCCGAGGGGGGGCAGATCCAGCACCCGCTCGGTGACCACGGTACGCACGGCGGGCCCGCCGCCCGCGCGGACGAAATTCTCGCGCACGACTCTCCAGGCCGCGGGGCTCAGGGCGCGGCGCTTCAGCCCCTCGATCATGTGGGGCTGGTCCAGGGTGTCGGCCGGGTACAGGTTGTGGGACTTGGAACCCACGGTATGGACGCCGGCACCCTTGAGCTGCTTGACGATGAAGGCGGTCAGGCGTCCGCCCAGGGCCGAGCGTGCGGCGCGATCCATGCCGGCGAGCACCGCGCCGGTGAAGGCCAGCCGTGCGGCATGGGAGAAGTGGGTGCTGTCCACATAGGGACCTTCCTGGCCGGAATCGTCGAAGTCCCGGGCATCCACCAGCACCACCTCCTGGAAACCGTGTCCCTTCCAGTAGGCCACCATCTGCTCATTGCTGAGGTTGGAGACCATGGAGTGGTGTTCCTGGCTGTAGCCGTTCCAGATCAGCACCGGCAGGAAGTTGGTGGCCTGGGGATAGGCGGTGTTGAAATGCATCATGGAGGAGAGCACATAGGGCTCCCCGAAGCCGCCGTCGCCGAGGGTGCAGGGGAACAGGGTGCCGGGGTGGAGCAGGGCGCCGGCCATGGCGAAGTGCTGGCCCTGGCCGAG
This region includes:
- a CDS encoding four-carbon acid sugar kinase family protein; translated protein: MAATKIIVLDDDPTGSQTVHGCLLLTRWDEATLREAILDESPLFFVLTNTRGMDAARAAAVTREVCGNLSRALGALAARGHPVNPILVSRSDSTLRGHYPVETDVIAAELGPFDAHFLVPAFFEAGRITRGSVHYLVVDGREVPVHETEFARDSVFGYRHSFLPDYVEEKTGGRIPASRVERFLLADVRGDIRARLLALEGNACCVVDAEKQADLDHFCRQLQAAAGEGRRFLFRSAASLLTSLAALPPQPVAPDAMAAYVRGGRPGAVVVGSHVRKTTEQLEALLREPGTVPLEVDVDRLERERATMLEEILERAAAAHAAGGTAVIYTSRTERTFADTAVRLAFGERVSDFLMDIIRGLPESLGFLISKGGITSNDTLARGLALRSSRVVGQILPGCSVVRCPADHPRYPDLPVVIFPGNVGDAGALAEAYRRLAPAAVARQGAREARN
- a CDS encoding phosphoketolase encodes the protein MSSATVISKSAEDHAPDFCSGIDHFGGPWPDFTRLAHTAAIPEGATAVADPTAPESIYQTLLMADALRYLTLQVTGAKASGHPGGFASSADAYAALVMLGHTNIVTEVGHHAPGFYSAMFLDTSLEEMGIHTVSDLRERFRERHGLLGHLSGAIPGILAPAGPLGQGQHFAMAGALLHPGTLFPCTLGDGGFGEPYVLSSMMHFNTAYPQATNFLPVLIWNGYSQEHHSMVSNLSNEQMVAYWKGHGFQEVVLVDARDFDDSGQEGPYVDSTHFSHAARLAFTGAVLAGMDRAARSALGGRLTAFIVKQLKGAGVHTVGSKSHNLYPADTLDQPHMIEGLKRRALSPAAWRVVRENFVRAGGGPAVRTVVTERVLDLPPLGKLPCKEFSRDEKAVPSTAMGALVAAVGGADPRFVVTNADGNEASGMKNINEALKIRHPNTDPLYNQEPAGQVYEPLNEDACAGLAAGLSLFGSRALWLSYESFAINGWPIVQTVTQAMAELRRRTPSVVCMFTAGALEQGRNGWTHQRPEIENYFGAMMRNGNVYPLFPCDANTIQVAYEWATNSWNKGMVIIASKSPLPIHLTLEEARNGVENGAAVLYESAAGDRGTVVFAVTGDMVLLPVFEARDRLEADGYRVRIVAVINPRRLYRPLDVAWDSVSEPDNAFMDDDHFNALFDGDALLAVSGGPSAPLEPVLLRTRAPRREVFAWKRGETTASPAELMELNGITAGTLSGRVRDLLG